The following nucleotide sequence is from Alteromonas sp. V450.
CTAGCTACAGCACGGTGAATAATGGTTCTTATACCCGTGCTGATGTAACGGGTGGTAGCGGTAATATCGTATGGCATGTAGATGGCTTTTATCGCGACACAGACAACGCGGATATTCCGGGCTTTGCGTCTATCGAACCCGATGACGATGAGCCTAACGGTGAATTAGAAAGCAGCGCGATGGAAACTCGCAATATTGTTGCAGGTCTTTCTTACGTGGCAGAAGAAGGCTACTTCGGTTTTGCTGTAGAGCAGCTTGACAACGAATATGGCGTACCTGGTCATAGTCATGCTCATGGTGAAGAAGAGCACCATGAAGATCACGACGAAGAGCATGAGGGTGAAGAGCACGATCATGAAGAGCATGGTCATGACGAGCACGGTGAAGAAGGTGTGTTACTTGATGTGGATATGACTCGCTATCAAGCAGCAGGTGAATGGCACTCTCCAGTACGTGGGCTGACAAACCTCAAGTTTGCAGCAGCCTACACCGATTACAAACATGCTGAAATTGAAGACGGCGAGCCAGGTACGGTTTTTACTAATGAATCGAGCGATATCCGTCTATCTGCTTATCATGAAGAAGTGAATGGCTGGCATGGCGTATTCGGCCTACAGTTTAATCATAGTGATTATAACGCTGTGGGTGAGGAAGCCTTTACTCCGGCTAATACTACATCAAGCTACGCACTTTATATTGTAGAGCAAAAAAATGTAGGCGATGTGACGTTTGAGCTTGGCGGCCGACTTGAGCGTACCACCTTGGACGCTGACGCCAGCGAAGTGGAACTTGAGGTTTTACATGAAGAGCATGAAGGCGAGGAACACGAAGGCGAAGAGCACGACGAGGAGCATGAAGGTGAAGAACATGAAGAGCATGCTGTTGCTTTCAACTTCCCTGACTACGATTTTACCAGCTTATCGCTTTCAGCGGGCGCTAACTGGGAATACCAGGAAGGTCATTCAATTGCTGTGACCTTATCACGCAGCGAACGCGCGCCTAGCCAGCAAGAACTTTTCTCTGCAGGCCAGCATTTAGCAACGCAAAGCTACGAGGTGGGTTTAGTATTTGATATGGATGAAGAAGGCCATATTGAAGAAACGCTTAAAGGCGTAAAAGAAGAAGTCAGTACCAATCTTGACATTACGTTTCGTAAATATACCGGCAGTTGGGGCTACAGCGCGTCTTTCTTCTACAATCAAGCTGACGACTATATCTTCCAAACAAGCACTGGCTTAATTGCGCTTGGTGAGCACGAAGAACATGATGAGCACGAAGAAGAAGGATTAGAGAGCGAGCATGAAGAGCATGGACATGATGAGCACGGCGATGAAGAAGGTTTGCCAATCTATTATTTCCAGCAGGCTGACGCCGACATCTGGGGCTTCGAAGCGGAGACTTACGTTGATTTAACAGACACGCTGCGCTTAACTGTATTTGGTGACTATATTCGTGCAGAGATAGAAGATGACAATCTTCCGCGCACACCGCCAATGCGTTTTGGTAGTGAACTAAGCTACGTGAACGATGGTTTGAGCGCTGACGTGGGCTTTACGTGGTACGACGACCAGGAGGACGTTGCATCATTTGAGACTACAACAGATGGCTATACGCTAGTTAACGCGAGCGTACAATATGAGTTTGGCACACAGGGCATTGAATGGGTAGTGTTTGCTCGTGGTGAAAACCTAACTGACGAAGAAGCCCGTGTTCATACATCTTTCTTAAAAGACCAAGCACCGCTTCCAGGTAGAAACTTTACTATGGGTGTGAGAGCGTTGTTTTAAGCACAAGCTAGAAACATAGCGCGGTTTTAGAAGGCGGTGTAGCAACACCGCCTTTTTTGTTAGTACGAAAATTACCGATGACGCAGCCAAAAAAGGTATTGAATGAGTGATGTTGTAAAGTGGTTAAACAATCTCAATCACAAGCACATGGTATTGGGGTATGGAAGCTTGTTAAGTAAAGACAGCCGAGAACGTTTTTCAAACATTTATACACAATCTATTCCCGTAAATGTGAAGGGGTTTGAACGGGGCTGGATAACCCGTAGTGAGCAAGAGCAACAGACGTACGTGGGGGCTATTCGAAACCGAGATAAACAATTAAACGCACACTTGATCCCCACCGATATCAATCCCGGCTTACAAGAGCGAGAAAAAGATTATCGATTTATACAGGTGGCTCTACACGATATTCATCTTAACCGTTCAACTTCCCTCGCAAGAGAAGAGCAAGTTGCAATTGAAAATGCGCTCGCACCTTTTACGTTTTGGATGTGTGAAACATTGGCTGTTCAACCTGCTTCACACCGTTATCCGGTGCACCAAACGTATATCGACACATGTATTTCAGGGTGCTTGGAACAGGGAGGGGAAGTTGAAGCACAAGCATTTATTGCTCAAACATCGTTCTGGCGACACAATAGAGTGAATGATCGACGTTCACCGAAGTATCCGAGAGCGGCCGTAGTCGATATAGCCAACCAACAAAAAATAGACGAATTGCTGGTAGGCACTGAGTCGATGTAACTACTGCTACAAGACGCAATGATAACGTTGAGAACACTGCCCCTAAGAGGTAACGCCTGTGGCCGAACGGATCGCACATTTAAAAAGTGAAAGACTCTTTCTAAGACCGCTTACCTTTGCTGACAAACACTGGGTCTTAGCGCTTCAGAAAGAGGAAATGTGGTTAAAATTTATTGGCAGCCGAAATGTTAATTCACTCGATGACGCGTGCGATTATATAGCAAGAACTAACGCGCAAAGAGAAGAGTGGGGATACGGTTTGCTTGCTGTTGAGGATAAGCATAACAACATACCGCTCGGTGTTTGCGGTCTGTTTAACCGCTTTGCTTTTGAATGTCCCGATTTGGGTTTTGCTATGCTGCCTCAGGCAAGGGGACAGGGGCTCTGCTATGAAGCGTGCAATGCAGTAATAGGCTGGGCACGCGAAAATGGGTATGCGTTTCTCACTGCAATGACACATCCTAAGAATAAAAAATCTCAGCAATTGTTACTGCGTTTAGGGTTTGAGGACCACGGGTTTTACTTTGATAAAAGCTTTGAACAACAGCGCCTATTTTGGTTGACGCTACACCGACCACGCTGAATAGGTAGGTAACGACGCGCCCGTCGCAACCTACGTTCACGAAGGTAAATTTATAGTGGCGGTAGTACGGTCATTTTTTTTATGATTATCGGCTCAATAGGCACGTTGTTAGCATTTAAGCGAATTGAGTATTCAGTTTCTACCTCTGACATGGCGTCAACAATTTCTTCGCCTTCTACTATGACGCCAAAAACTGCGTAACCCCAGTCTCTTCCCGGATTTAAGCTGCTGTTATCATTCACGTTAAAGAAAAACTGCCGGTTCGCCGTGTGCGGATCATTTTGCCTGGCCATTGCAATGGTATAAAGGTCGTTAGTTAAACCATTACCCGACTCATTGAAGATATCTGGAAAGTTTGACTTGCCGTTGAAGTCGGCGGTATACCCTCCACCTTGCACAACAAATCCTCTCACAATGCGGTGAAAAATAGTGTCTTCATAAGCGCGCTTGTCTACATAGCGCAGAAAATTATTTGCGGTAATGGGCGCCCGTCTTCGGTCTAACTCAACCACGATATCGCCCATAGTGGTTTCAATCTTAACCCGTGGATAGTAGTTATCAGGCTGTACGTGAGAGCCATCGTCTTTTTTTGCCATAACCGCAGAGCTACTGGTTATCAGCATAATAGCGAAAAGAACGGGGAAGAGTAGTCTATTCATAAACGTGCCTTTAAAAGTATTTCTTATTTCGCGCATCTCATTTTAAGCGCTTAACGTTTTGCTGTGCCTAAGATAACGAACTTTTTGTCACTCGCAAGTACCTTTGCGCCGCCAAACAGCTTTTTAAGTTTAATGTGATAGTCGAGGTGTCGGTTTCCTACCACGACCAAGTGACCACTTTTGATAAGCAGTTCACGAGAGTCTGTAAACATTTGCCAGGCAATGTGATCGGTAATGGCGTTTTGCTGATGAAAAGGCGGGTTACACAAAATTTTGGTAACGGCAGGTCTATTTTCACGATTCAAAAGAGTTTCTAAACAGTTACTTGCCACAAATTCGCACTGGTCAATTTTATCCGGAAAGTTGTTTAGTACATTACGTCTGGCACTTTCTAGCGCCATATATGACTCGTCCACGAATATAACTTTGGCATCAGGAGCAAGCGACAGCGCATTTACCCCAAGAACGCCGTTGCCGCAGCCTAAATCTACTACCACGTCATTAGCACTCACCGTCATGTGTTCAAGCATAATGCGTGCGCCGATATCTAGTGATTGTCGGGAGAACGTGTTAGCAAGGTTATCTATGGTAAGTAGTTCACCCGTTGTGCTTTTACACTGCCAACGCGTTGGATAAGGCGAATTAGCGAGTTTGATTGAATTACGAGGGGTGGCAAACACAAGTCGTGATTTCTTTTTGGCAAGAGAAGTCGTGGTGGGACCAATGTATCGCTCAAATAGGTTGAGTACCGATTTGGTAATCGCTTTCACTTTGCCCGTGGCGACAATATGTGTGTCAGGTGTAATATATTTCTGTAAATCAATCAGCTGTTGCTCAAGAAGAGCAAGGGCGCGGGGGACCTTAAGCACTATAAGACTCGGGGCTTGTGCTGGCTCGAACGTTAAGCTTTGCACGCTGGTTAGTGTCTTTAGCGGCGCGCAATGTAGTGCATTTTTGTCATCGGCTGCAGAAATATCTAGTAGCTGGTTGGCTTTCAAATTCTCATGTAACGATCGTAGCGATATGTAGGAGTCAGAAACCCAGTGCGGCGCCAAATGAGAGAACCAGCAACCCAATGCGCCAAAATCATCGTTAAATATCATCACCGCGCCGTCACTATCACCGCGGCCAACGGGAAGCTTCGCGTCACTTATTAACGTCTCAATATGTTCAATGATAAGTTCATCGGCGCTATCCCATGCTTGAAGGCTTACGTGCTGATGTTTCTCGGGATAGCGGATCAGCGAAAACTGTCGGTCGGCAAAAATAAATTCTGTATTCATTGAAGTCTTTTTTAAAGAAAGGCGCAAAGCATTCACATTTGGGAATGCGTTTTTAATTTAAGTACTCAATAGCTATATTAACATATCAATACCATGGCTCTAACCAATTAGGCGTTATTCTAGATTTTGAATGTAATTTAATAAAAGGCCATCTTGCTTACGCTCACAACAATCCACATTTGCAGTACGTACGTAAACAATCGTATAAGCTGTGTTTATTGGTGTTTAATTGGCACCATCAAACTGTTGTTTTAAAAACAATTTTACTCATCTATAAAAGACACATAGTTACGCATGCAATTTTCTCTTTTTGAGACACCAAAAGACCGTATTACACCTTTTAAGCTGCCGCTGTCAGAAGGCGACGTAACTTATTTTCCCAATGCATTATCAAAAAATGACGCAGATCTTTTTTTTACGCAACTGCAGAACGAATTACCCTGGCGACAAGATACGATTAAGTTGTTTGGCAAGCCGGTAAAAATACCTCGTCTTCAAAGCTGGCACGGTGATCCTGCGTGTACTTATACCTATTCAAACCTGACCATGTCGCCGAATCCTTGGACTACAAGTCTTTCCCACATTAAAGATCGTTGTGAAGCGCTATGCGCTTTAAACCACAAATCGACGTTTAACAGTGTACTAGCGAACTGGTATCGAGACGGGCAAGACAGCATGAGTTTTCATTCAGATGATGAACCTGAATTGGGTGTCAACCCCGTTATTGCTTCAGTCACCTTAGGAGAGGCAAGGCCGTTTGTGTTAAAGCACAAAGAAACAAAAGAAAAGTTTACTCAAATCCTTGAGCACGGCAGTTTATTGATAATGGCAGGAACGACACAAAGTCATTATGTACACGGTATTGCTAAGACGGCTAAACCTATTGGTGGTAGAATTAACCTCACATTTCGACATCTTATTCAAAGAGCAAGGTAAGCCAAATGCAAATAAAAGCGTTTCTAGAAACCACAATCGAGTCTGCACTTAGCCCAAGGTATCTCGAAGTCGTTGATGAGAGCTTTATGCACAATGTGCCAGAAGGTGCGCAAAGCCATTTTAAAGTAACGGTAGTGAGTGACGCCTTCGAAGGAAAACGATTAATTGCACGGCACAGAGAAATTAACGGCCTTGCGGCTGAAGTCTTACAGGGACCTGTGCATGCGTTAGCACTTCATACATATACGCCCGACGAGTGGGAAGCACGAGGCGGGCAAACACTCTCATCGCCCCACTGTCTAGGCGGTAGTAAACACGACAAATAGCGTCTTTATTAACTAAATGGAAGTAGAGTTATGACAAGCAGCAAATCGAAAGCCGGCGGTGTGCTTACCCCGTTTTGGGACATTATCAAAACCCCCTCTATTCAGGTTTTATTACTTGGAACCGGGTTCTTGTTAACCATGCTTTTTGTATACATGGGTGTTCTAACAGCGTTCGATAAAGCTGTTTTTAATACGCTAAGCGAATTTGGCAACGTATCAGGCTGGAAGAGTGACGTACTTAGAGATACTACGGCACTAGGCAGCAACACCGTGCTCATTTTTGTTGTGGTATCGGTCGCGGGAGCATTAAATATAGCGGGCGAGAATAAAAAAGCACTCACGTTTGTCGTTGCTGTTGCAGTTGGAATTGCTATGACATTTCTGCTTAAAGCCGGTATTGCGAGACCGCGTCCTTCGTTAGCCCTGCAGCATGTTGACGTGTACACGCAAAGTTTTCCTTCCGCGCACGCTACGCTATCTACACTCGTTTACTTTTATGTGGCCCACTTACTTACGCATCTAGCACGAAGCAAACCTGTTCGAATATGGATATATATTGCCACTACGTTGCTAGTTTTTTGCATTGGTTTAAGCCGAGTTTTGCTTGGCGTACACTGGCCTAGCGATATTATTGCTGGGTGGTTCGCAGGCGGAAGCATGGCCGCGTTTTGCTTCTACATCATAAAATGGAAACGTAGGCTAAGTATTAAAAGCGAAGAGTAAGCGGCCTAACTAATTAACCACAGAACCGCACCGGTTTCCGTTTACATATTCAGGCGGGGTGCTTGTATGCATATAGCGCCCTCTCAAATCATTGTCGAATGATGTAGTTAAAAAGCAGTTAAATTTTGCCCGCTTAGGCATACGTCGTTGTAAATTGTTACAAATTTAGAGGTTACGCCTTTCAAAGGATAGCGTAGCTTAGAAAACACACAATTTTAAGCAGACGGACCAGCAATGCTCTCAATTAGTCATCTTACCAAAACATATTCAAATGGCGTTCGCGCGCTTGACGGTATTAATCTCAATATTCCTAAAGGCATGTTTGGCCTGCTCGGCCCTAATGGTGCGGGCAAGTCGTCTTTGATGAGAACGATTGCTACATTACAAGCACCTGATGAGGGCAGTATTGTTTTCGATGGAACGGACGTGATTGCCAAGCCTAACGAATTGCGTCAGCGGCTGGGATATTTGCCGCAAGATTTTGGTGTGTACCCACGAATAAGCGCGCAAAAGCTGTTAGACCATTTGGCTGTTCTAAAGGGGTTAAGTAACAAAGCGGAGCGCAAAGAAGCTGTGGAAGGGCTATTGGTACATACCAATCTGTGGCAGCATCGAGATAAGGCGGTTAGCGGCTATTCGGGGGGAATGCGTCAGCGTTTCGGTATCGCTCAAGCGCTACTTGGCGATCCCGACTTGATTATTGTGGATGAGCCAACTGCGGGTCTTGATCCTGAAGAACGCAATCGATTTCATAACCTTTTAGTGAGTTTGGGCGAAGAAAAAGTCATTATTCTTTCTACACACATCGTGGATGATGTTTCTGAGCTTTGCCCTAATATGGCAGTGCTCGGGCAGGGACAAATCTTGTTAGAGGGGAACCCTGTTGAACTCACCTATCAGTTAGAAGGGCGTATTTGGTGTAAGCAGGTCAGTGTGGAAGAACTGAAAGAAATTGAGCAACAGTATAGCCTTATTTCTTCTCGTCTTATTGCCGGTAAGCATGTTGTGCACATTATGGCCGATGAAGCGCCAGAAGGCTTTATCGCGGCACCAGCCAACCTTGAAGATGTTTATTTCTCAACGCTTTACAATTCCCGCAAGAGTCCGGCAAAGGCAGCATAAGGAGATACATCATGTTCTGGAAAAGCCTGGCTTTTGAATGGCGCTATTACCTCCGTCAGCCGTCGTTTACGGTAACGACCCTCGTATTTTTTCTGTTGCCATTTCTAGCGACTACCACCGATAACGTGCGCATAGGTGGTGGCGGAAACGTACTTTACAACGGCAGTTATGCGGTTACCCAAACGATGCTAATTATGGGCGTATTTGCCCTTTTCTTGTTGGTGAATTTTATTGCAGGTACCGCGACTCGCAATCACACCACAAAAATGAGTGAGCTCATCTACACGCGCCCCGTAAACCCCATGCAGTATCAGCTGGGGCGTTTTCTCGGTGCAACGCTGGTCACGTTGACGGTGTTCGCGGCGGTGCCGCTGGGTATTTTACTTGGTTCGCTCATGCCTTGGGTTGATCCAGAACGTATTGGGCCAACGGAACTCAGTTATTACTTAACGCCGTTCTTTTACATCATAGTGCCAGGTTTTCTATCATTGGGGATGGTGTTTTTTGCCTTGGCGCAGCGCGTAAAATCAATGATGGCTGCCTACCTTACAGCGCTTGGCGTGTTTATTGTTTACGTTGTGGGAGGCGTTCTCACCAGTGAACCCGAGTACCGTGAAATTGCAGCATTACTGGATCCATTTGGGTTAAGAACGTTTGCTGAGATTAGCCGTTACTGGACTGTATTTGATAAAAATGTCACTGCGATTACGCTAGATGGGGTGTTGTTACAAAACCGCATAATTTGGCTTGGTATTGGCAGTATTATTCTACTGACATTTGGCAGTATCTTTTCGTTTAAGTGGCAGCATGGCTCGAGAAAGGTCAAAGCCAGTAAAGCATCGAAGGTGCCTGCGCCAGAAAACAACCGTATAAACTATAAGGCATCTGGCGATCATCAATGGCATAAGTTTGTCACCAATCTTGGGTTTGAAATGCGCCAAGTGCTGTTTAGCCCGGCGATGATCGTACTGGTATTATTCAGTGTTTTTAATCTTACCTCACTTTACGCCGTCGCATACGGTGGACTTTACGGCACCGACAGCTGGCCGTTAACGCAGAACATGACCAAAGCTATAGTGGATAACTTCGGTCTTACTATGATGATTGTGGTGATTTATTACAGCGGGGAAATCGTCTGGCGTGAACGCGGCAGCGGTATGGGTGACATTATTGAGTCTACGCCTGTTTTTAATGCGGTATTCTGGGTGTCGAAATTGCTATCGATGTGGGCAGTGTTGGCGGTGCTCTATGCTATTGGCATGTTGTTCACAATTTTCTTTCAGATCACTAAAGGGTACACCAATCTAGAGCTTGGGCTTTACTTTAGCGACTTGTTTTACGTTGCCCTATTGCCTTGGATGTGGGTAACAGTATTGGCGTTCTTTATTCAGGTGCTCAGTCCCAATAAATACATGGGGATGCTAATTACCTCTGCTTATTTGATCTCTACGCTTGTGCTCAGCCAGCTTGGCGTTGAGCACAATATGTGGACATTCGGCAATGCACCGCGGGTATTATACTCTGATTTAAATGGATACGGTTGGTTCCTTACTGGTTTCAACTGGTACATGCTTTACTGGGGTGCCCTTAGCTTGGTGCTTTCTGTTATTGGTTACGGTCTTTGGCAGCGCGGCCCTGAAAGTAAACTAAAAGACCGACTCAGGCTGCTGGGTTATCAAATGGGAAACACAGGCAAGGGGCTATTAGCTGCTGGTATTCTTGTGTTCTTGGCGACCGGTGGATATATCCATTACAACACTAAGGTGTTAAATGAGTTTGTGGGGCGGGACGAGGGGCTCGACCTGCGTGCTGAGTATGAGCGTCAATACGTCCAGTACGAAAACGCAAACATTCCGGTGGTAATTAAAGCGAATGCATTAGTAGATATCTTTCCGTCAGAACGTCGAATAGAGGCCACAGCTGAAGTAACAATAAAAAATAAGCGTGAAACCGCTATCAACCGTGTCCTGGTGTCAATTCCTAGTAATACGCCTACATGGCAGGTAGACATTCCTGGCGCAAAAATCACGCAAGTTATAGATGACTTTGATTCAGCTTGGCTAGAATTTGATGAGCCAATGATGCCCGGTGATGAGGTGGCCGGAAGTGTAAGCGTTGTCCGAGAGCACAACGGGTTCAGAGATCGCGGTTTTGACCTTATGGTGGCCGAAAACGGTACGTTTATAAATAATTATGAACTCTTTCCAATTTTCGGTTTTCGGAGCGACCTTTTGATAAGCGATCGTCACGAAAGAAGAAAGCGCGATTTACCTGAAAGGCCGCGAGCGCATAAGCTCGAGGACACCAGTAAGTACAATCAGAGCTTCTTCGGTCCTGGTGTCGATTTTATTGACTTTGAGACAACAATTTCTACATCTGAAGATCAAATTGCGATTGCACCGGGGTATTTACAGAAAGAATGGACCGATAACGGCCGTCGTTACTTCCATTATAAAATGGATTCACCAATGGTGGCTTTCTATTCATTCCTTTCTGCCCGTCATGACGTAAAACGAGATGAACATAAAGGTGTGAATATTGAGGTTTATCATGACCCAAAACATGCTTGGAATGTCGATTTGATGGTTCAGAGCGTTAAAGATTCACTGGATTACTTTGAATCTCAGTTTGGTCCGTATCAGCACAAACAAATGCGCATCATCGAGTTCCCAGGATATCGCTCTTTTGCTCAAAGTTTCGCGAATACTGTTCCGTATTCTGAGGTCATTGGCTTTACTGCTGATTTGCGTGACCCTGAAGATATTGACTATGTTTATTATGTTACCGCTCATGAAGTAGCACACCAATGGTGGGGACACCAACTTGGCGCCGCAGACGTTCAGGGAAGTGCTATTTTGTCTGAGAGCCTGTCTCAGTACAGTGCCATTATGGTACTGAAGAAGCGCTATGGTGAAACACAAATTCGCAAGTTTCTTAAATATGAATTAGATCGTTATCTACGTGGTCGTAGCGGTGAATTGCTAGAAGAAATGCCCTTTATGCGCAGTGAAAATCAGCAATACATACATTATCGCAAAGGCTCTGTGGTCATGATGTCAATTCTAGACCGTCTGGGTGAGGAGCGGGTGAATACAGCACTTAAACAGCTCATGTCAGAATTCCGATTTAAGTCTGACCCTTATCCTACAACATTGGATTTACAGCGAGTACTCAATGCGCAAGCGAGCCCTGATGAGCAAGCTTTCATTGCCGATATCTTTGAGCAGATTACGTTGTATGACTTAAAAATGGACGCCGTTGAAGTTACCCCATCAGAGGATGGTTATGAGGTGACACTGACTATTAGTGGCGCGAAGTATGCCGCAGATGGACAGGGGCTGGAAACTGAGCAGGCACTTGACGAATGGGTAGATGTGGCTTTATTCACGAGCGATCCAGCTAAATTGACCGATGCCGAACAAGTGCTGTACAACGCAAAGCACAAAGTAAAAAGCGGTGAGACAGTGATTACGATCACGGTCGATGAGATGCCGCTTTATGCGGGTGTCGATCCGTTTGTGAAACTTATTGACCGTGACAGCGGAGATAATATTAAACGCTTGTAAATGTTAGGTGCACTGGCTTTGTTAGGCAAAGCCAGTGCAAATAAGTGAGTAAGTCCGCAGTTTCAGCCAGAAGTATGTCTATGTTTTCTTTTTTTCGCGTGTATCAAATATATCGTCTGCGCTCGGCGGCTATCCCAAGAGCAATAAAGGCAGCGATATAAGCAACACCGCGATATTCGTAAGCGACGAAATTAAATATGTGATGCAGCAATGGGGCACCGTATATGGTTAGCGCGCCATAGCCAAAAGCGCAAAGCAGTACAAACAGGGCACTGCGTATAATGAAATGTAGGTTACTTAAACTGCGTTTAAACTGGCGATTAATGATATCGCCGTATACCACTAAAAGCGTGGCCATCAGCATTAAACTCATTTCAATGTAATAATCAGCCAGGAATTGGCTAATGGGAATAGTCACCGACGACAACATTCTACTTCTCTTCTTCTTACAGCGATAAAACCTGCCGCAAGCTTAGCATTGTCAAAAAACGTTAGCTAACCAAAGCAATAAAAAGCGAGATAAGGCATCAAACGTTCAAAATCAGGCCCGCCGAAGTGCATACCGCTCAGCGAGCTCGTTTTTTATTACTTTCGTTGGGGGCTTTTGGTCGCAATATCTACTATGCGAGTAGCAATGCTCGAGATGGTGGTATTTTCATTCATGGCCTGCTTTTGGAGTCTACGATACGCGTTATTTTCGCTTAACCCGAATTGCTCCATTATGACCAGCTTTGCTCGTCCAATCAGTTTTTGTTCCTGTATTGCGCGTTTAGCCTCGTCGAGCTCTCGCCCCATGTCCTCTATGTGTTGCGCCTGTGAGCGAAGTAAATCATAAAAAGAACGATGGGCAGATAAGGTTTTAGTTTGCTCGTTAAGTGTCAGCGCACTTGTATTGTCCTCTTTCGTGTCCTCTGCTAGGCCCGGCATGCTGGGGTCGAACAACAGCGTGAGGGGAGAGCCATCGGTGGCGTGTTCATCATTAAAGCGCTTGAGTAACTGTTGGTGATTGGCCATTTCATTTTTTGCATTTTCTACCTTCGTGTTGGCCTGTTGCGCTAAGGCTTCAGTAAGTGCTACCTCGATAGTTTGCATTGCATCAATGCGACGTGTTGCAACATCAAACCATACTTCTGATATTTCACCAGAGATAGGGCTACCGTCACCTAGTTGTGCAATCATATTTCTAAGTTGGGCTATATCTATTGCGGCTGGGCTTTTATTGAGTGCGTCCAATGCGTCTTTATGCGCTTTGCAACTGAATTCACAAAAAATACTGAAGTGATGTTCCTGCGCATGTTGGAGGGCAGCAAGCTTTTCACACAGGCGCACATCAAAATGGGTTTCTGCGAAACCAATGGCGCCCCACGCTCGCTCTTGGCCGGCATATTCCTTGGCCTGCATGAAATTAAACAAAGCCACCAACAAACGGGTAATGGTAGGGTCGCTCGCAATATCTGCTGCTTCAAAAATAACGGTAAGCAGACTTGCGACAAGGCGGCTGTAAGCGCGTGTGGATTCTAATGGGGTTAACTGATGGTTGTTTACCTGCTCTCGCAGCCGCGGTAGATAGTCGGTAGCTTGCATGGCAAGGGTAATACTGCTTAACAAACGAGGATTACCTGTGGCGATTTCGTCAGCAAGATATAGAGATTTTAAATGACTTTTTAGCGTTGACTCTGCGCGCTCGCTTGCACTGACATACTGGTCGCGCTCAGCAAAGTAGCGCTCACCCTTTGAAGCAAGAAATATATTACTGGCTCCACGTTCTTTTTGTAATTCATGAATAAGTTCTCGAACGGCGATAACAATACGACAGTTGCTTGAGAGCTGCTCTAGCACCGTAATTTCTGCATGCTTGGCGGCCAGCAAAAAGCGTTTAGTTGCATCACTACAAAGTGCAATGGTCTGTTCTGGTTCTTGAAGCATTAGAGGCCCTGCTTATTTTGATATAAGCACTTCGCTTTTCTTTTATGTGTTTTGATTGCGAAGCTTTGCTTTACATGTAGAGGGTTAAGCAACACTTATGCCTTGTTTATAGAAACGTAACGATGGAAATTGATATAACAGTGAAATTCACTAAGTAGTTGGTATTATTTGTTTTTTATCCATTGCACTAGGGCTGTAGGGT
It contains:
- a CDS encoding alpha-ketoglutarate-dependent dioxygenase AlkB; this translates as MQFSLFETPKDRITPFKLPLSEGDVTYFPNALSKNDADLFFTQLQNELPWRQDTIKLFGKPVKIPRLQSWHGDPACTYTYSNLTMSPNPWTTSLSHIKDRCEALCALNHKSTFNSVLANWYRDGQDSMSFHSDDEPELGVNPVIASVTLGEARPFVLKHKETKEKFTQILEHGSLLIMAGTTQSHYVHGIAKTAKPIGGRINLTFRHLIQRAR
- a CDS encoding BolA family transcriptional regulator, with protein sequence MQIKAFLETTIESALSPRYLEVVDESFMHNVPEGAQSHFKVTVVSDAFEGKRLIARHREINGLAAEVLQGPVHALALHTYTPDEWEARGGQTLSSPHCLGGSKHDK
- a CDS encoding phosphatase PAP2 family protein; the protein is MTSSKSKAGGVLTPFWDIIKTPSIQVLLLGTGFLLTMLFVYMGVLTAFDKAVFNTLSEFGNVSGWKSDVLRDTTALGSNTVLIFVVVSVAGALNIAGENKKALTFVVAVAVGIAMTFLLKAGIARPRPSLALQHVDVYTQSFPSAHATLSTLVYFYVAHLLTHLARSKPVRIWIYIATTLLVFCIGLSRVLLGVHWPSDIIAGWFAGGSMAAFCFYIIKWKRRLSIKSEE
- a CDS encoding ABC transporter ATP-binding protein; this translates as MLSISHLTKTYSNGVRALDGINLNIPKGMFGLLGPNGAGKSSLMRTIATLQAPDEGSIVFDGTDVIAKPNELRQRLGYLPQDFGVYPRISAQKLLDHLAVLKGLSNKAERKEAVEGLLVHTNLWQHRDKAVSGYSGGMRQRFGIAQALLGDPDLIIVDEPTAGLDPEERNRFHNLLVSLGEEKVIILSTHIVDDVSELCPNMAVLGQGQILLEGNPVELTYQLEGRIWCKQVSVEELKEIEQQYSLISSRLIAGKHVVHIMADEAPEGFIAAPANLEDVYFSTLYNSRKSPAKAA
- a CDS encoding M1 family aminopeptidase, which produces MFWKSLAFEWRYYLRQPSFTVTTLVFFLLPFLATTTDNVRIGGGGNVLYNGSYAVTQTMLIMGVFALFLLVNFIAGTATRNHTTKMSELIYTRPVNPMQYQLGRFLGATLVTLTVFAAVPLGILLGSLMPWVDPERIGPTELSYYLTPFFYIIVPGFLSLGMVFFALAQRVKSMMAAYLTALGVFIVYVVGGVLTSEPEYREIAALLDPFGLRTFAEISRYWTVFDKNVTAITLDGVLLQNRIIWLGIGSIILLTFGSIFSFKWQHGSRKVKASKASKVPAPENNRINYKASGDHQWHKFVTNLGFEMRQVLFSPAMIVLVLFSVFNLTSLYAVAYGGLYGTDSWPLTQNMTKAIVDNFGLTMMIVVIYYSGEIVWRERGSGMGDIIESTPVFNAVFWVSKLLSMWAVLAVLYAIGMLFTIFFQITKGYTNLELGLYFSDLFYVALLPWMWVTVLAFFIQVLSPNKYMGMLITSAYLISTLVLSQLGVEHNMWTFGNAPRVLYSDLNGYGWFLTGFNWYMLYWGALSLVLSVIGYGLWQRGPESKLKDRLRLLGYQMGNTGKGLLAAGILVFLATGGYIHYNTKVLNEFVGRDEGLDLRAEYERQYVQYENANIPVVIKANALVDIFPSERRIEATAEVTIKNKRETAINRVLVSIPSNTPTWQVDIPGAKITQVIDDFDSAWLEFDEPMMPGDEVAGSVSVVREHNGFRDRGFDLMVAENGTFINNYELFPIFGFRSDLLISDRHERRKRDLPERPRAHKLEDTSKYNQSFFGPGVDFIDFETTISTSEDQIAIAPGYLQKEWTDNGRRYFHYKMDSPMVAFYSFLSARHDVKRDEHKGVNIEVYHDPKHAWNVDLMVQSVKDSLDYFESQFGPYQHKQMRIIEFPGYRSFAQSFANTVPYSEVIGFTADLRDPEDIDYVYYVTAHEVAHQWWGHQLGAADVQGSAILSESLSQYSAIMVLKKRYGETQIRKFLKYELDRYLRGRSGELLEEMPFMRSENQQYIHYRKGSVVMMSILDRLGEERVNTALKQLMSEFRFKSDPYPTTLDLQRVLNAQASPDEQAFIADIFEQITLYDLKMDAVEVTPSEDGYEVTLTISGAKYAADGQGLETEQALDEWVDVALFTSDPAKLTDAEQVLYNAKHKVKSGETVITITVDEMPLYAGVDPFVKLIDRDSGDNIKRL